In the genome of Streptomyces fagopyri, the window ACCGAGCCGGGCCGCTCCTCCTCGCTGGAGGTGACCTGCCCGGGCCCGGAGGCCGCGCTCGCACTGGTCGGCGCCGCCCGCCGGCTGTCGATCGCGGCGAAGGCCCGCGAGGTGCGCGGCGTGGACCGGGTGGTCGTACGGGACGGGGACGCGATCGGCGCGCTGCTGACCCGCCTCGGCGCCCACGAGTCCGTGCTGGCCTGGGAGGAGCGGCGGATGCGCCGCGAGGTCCGCGCCACGGCCAACCGGCTCGCCAACTTCGACGACGCCAACCTGCGCCGCTCCGCGCGCGCGGCCGTCGCCGCCGGGGCGCGCGTGCAGCGCGCCCTGGAGATCCTCGCCGACGAGGTGCCGGAACACCTCGCCGCGGCCGGACGGCTGCGCATGGAGCACAAGCAGGCCTCCCTGGAGGAGCTGGGCGCGCTCGCCGACCCGCCGCTGACCAAGGACGCCGTCGCGGGCCGTATCCGGCGGCTGCTGGCCATGGCCGACAAACGGGCACAGGACCTGGGAATCCCGGGTACGGAGTCCAACCTCACCGAGGAGATGGCGGACAACCTCGCGGGCTGACCGGCCCGATGAGCCGCCAGAATTCCAACACGCCGGTGCCGATGCCCACTTGGGACATCGGCACCGGCGTTTGCCTGTCTGTGAGGCACCCTTGACTTGACCATGAAGTGTCATGAGCCTGGCATCTGTTCGCCACTGTGGCGGACACATGCAAGGGGGGCTCATGAGACGAAGAGCGAGAGCGATCCTCGCTGCGGGCGCACTCCTGTTGGGCGGCGCGGGCATGGCGCCCGTCGCCCAGGCGCAGAACGGGAGTTCGGCCGAACCCGACGTGAACGCCGTGAAGGTGTTCCACGCGGAGGTCACGAAGCAGCAGATACCCCTGCTGCTCGCGGCCGGGCAGGACGGCCACGAACTCGGTGACCAGAGCGCGAAGAACGGCAAGAGCGCGGTCGAGGTCTATCTGACCGACAAGCAGGCCCGGAAGCTGGAGAAGCAGGGCGTCGAGCTCAAAGAGCACACACTTTCGGCCAGGACCGAGGCGCGCGTCGAGGGCGCGGCCCAGGGCGTGTTCCGGCCGTACAGCGGAAAGGGCAATCTCCAGGAGGAGATCGTCAGGACCGGCGCGGCCCATCCCGACCTCACCAAGGTCGTCTCCATCGGCAAGACCCTCAACGGCCAGGACATCCTCGCGCTGAAGCTGACCAAGGGCGCGAAGAAGACGAAGGACGGCTCCAAGCCGTCGGTGCTCTACATGTCCAACCAGCACGCCCGCGAGTGGATCACGCCCGAGATGACCCGGCGCCTGATGCACTACTACCTGGACAACTACTCCACGGACAAGCGCGTCAAGAAGATCGTGGACTCGACCGAACTGTGGTTCGTGCTGTCGGCCAACCCGGACGGCTACGACTACACGTTCAAGGGCGAGGACGAGCGCCAGTGGCGCAAGAACCTGCGGGACGTGAACGGCGACGGCGCCATCTCCACCGGTGACGGCGTCGACCTCAACCGCAACTTCGCCTACAAGTGGGGCTACGACGACGAGGGTTCGTCCCCCAACCCCACCAGCGAGACCTACCGCGGCGCGAGCCCCAACTCCGAGCCCGAGACCAGGGCCCTCGACGCCTTCGAGAAGCGCGTCGGCTTCAGGTACGGCATCAACTACCACTCCGCGGCCGAACTGCTCCTCTACGGAGTGGGCTGGCAGGTGGCGACGCCGACCCCGGACGACGTGCTCTACAAGTCGCTCGCCGGAACCCCCGAGAACTCGGCGATCCCCGGATACCACCCGCAGGTCTCCTCGGAGCTCTACACCACCAACGGTGAGGCGGACGGCCACGCGGGCAACGTCAACGGCATGGCGATGTTCACCCCCGAGATGTCGACCTGCCAGACGGCGTCGAACCTCGACCCGAACGACGCCTGGAACGCGGCGGACTGCGCCTCGGTCTTCACCTTCCCGGACGACAAGAAGCTGATCGAGCAGGAGTTCGAGAAGAACGTCCCGTTCGCGCTC includes:
- the whiA gene encoding DNA-binding protein WhiA, giving the protein MAMTAAVKDEISRLPVTRTCCRKAEVSAILRFAGGLHLVSGRIVIEAELDTAMAARRLKRDILEIFGHSSELIVMAPGGLRRGSRYVVRVVAGGDQLARQTGLVDGRGRPIRGLPPQVVSGATCDAEAAWRGAFLAHGSLTEPGRSSSLEVTCPGPEAALALVGAARRLSIAAKAREVRGVDRVVVRDGDAIGALLTRLGAHESVLAWEERRMRREVRATANRLANFDDANLRRSARAAVAAGARVQRALEILADEVPEHLAAAGRLRMEHKQASLEELGALADPPLTKDAVAGRIRRLLAMADKRAQDLGIPGTESNLTEEMADNLAG